From the Papaver somniferum cultivar HN1 chromosome 2, ASM357369v1, whole genome shotgun sequence genome, the window CGGGGTGTAGGCCGAATTATTGGCCACCGTGACCGAATGACTGGTCACTCGTATGACCAGTACATGGGTTGGATCGTGACCCAATGTCACATGCACACCCATGACCCACACgtgcgtaggtccacgtgttaggccgaATGACTGGCCTTCGGCCTAACACGTGAGGGAGGGTGTAAAAGGACAATAATCCCACATCACTAGTTTCCGTATAATGAACTTAAAATGGAAatataatgaacttaaaatataatatggaagggccgctcaactcattgccaattggttttgagttggatgtccataTTCTAACATGACATCAGAGCAggttatttgtgtcgagtcatttgaccgcacaTTTACCACGCGTCACCCGAATTATTGCACaggtgttagacccaacgagactacacatgaggggacgtgttgagactattagtcccacattatctGGGTTATCAAAAATCATGCGGTTTATAATATTTAAGTTGGATACCCGCAGAATTTAACATGCTTCTTTATCAACCGCAAAATTTGACAGAAATCTTGAAAGAGTATCGAGGAGTCTTTGGAACAGGAACTAATCTTTAAGTGAAGTCAAGCTTATCGGATGTTTACCATTGATGAATCTGACTCACAAGCTGAAAGAGAAGCTAATGAGAACTTAACTATTACATCAAATGCGTACGTTGATATCCCTGGGTATTTGACGTTTTAGCTGGCGTATTAGCTCCATAAAACATTTTAAATTTTGTCTACATAAAAAGATCTTAAGATCAAAACCCTACATCTTAAGATCAAAACCCTACACTAATACAGATGGTTCACAAAACCTTATATTTACGACGTGTATTAACCCTCTTAAAAAAATGTTCGAAATAAGATCTTCCCCTAGGACTTTCTACACCAACTGTGtgctctaagagcaactgcaatggtgcgattaaaaccataaaccaaataccaaaaaaaacgatcaaatttaaatttagtccgtggtgttatattagggtggaagagtaaatttggtcgtttGGGAAAAAGTATacaccaggatcacattatattcGTCCCATCACCAGGATCGCGTTATATGCCCCCCTCAtcacaggatcacattatatgcacgcCCCATCAGCCATCAGGCGAACTTTATATGTACGCCTCActgaggatcacattatatgcccgtcccatcaccaggatcacattatatgcccgccccatcacCAGGATCATATTATATACCCTCCCGGTGACAAACGaacattatacgttcgctcgactatatatagttttggtcttggtcccaaaCCAAATATAATCTGGAATTTGATTTTGATCCCGTTTTTAGTCTTTACTTCGTCCCGTTGTATCTCATCTctggaccataattataggtttgaTCGTCCAGTGTGGTTGCTCTAACAGTATAATCAAACGACCACTCAGCCCTCAAAGGCACAACAAAGACTCCCATTCCGATTTGTTTGATTGACTAGCTATTCGGATACAACCTTATTCCAACAACCAGTTGGACCCTATTCCAACTACCATTTAGATTTGAAATTTGTAGTTTGATATTTGTATTTTTGAGAACCGAGAAATTATGAATCTAAGGAGGATACCGACACGATAAAAAATGGCCATTGGGTATCCTGACAACAACGCATTAGTCAATGCCACAAATGGatgaaagacataaaaaggaaagTGAAATTCCCAAATGAATAAAAAAATGCAAAAAGCTgctaaagataagaagaagatcaTGATCTACCAAAACATGCAGATTGCTACGAAGGACAGATCGAATGAAAAACATTTTGGGTTTTCGTACGTAATACTCACGCTCATTAGTCGCCATTAAAAATGCATCCTGGAGCTCCAAACTGATGCTTGTTGTTTACCGTCTCTAACTCTCTACTACTGTTTAGCGGTGACGTAGTGATCCAAAGCCAACAAAAATGCTACAGTAGAGCCGGTTCCATAGTTGCTTAATTCACATTGTAAGCTTGTCAATTGCAAATTCTAAATTCTACGAAGGTGGTAGACTCGTGGATGGGTGTGCAAGATCTAACAATCTCGCGGTGTGGCCCGTGTGCTTGTCCGTATTCTGTCTGCCACTTTCTAAAACTTGACAAGAAATAAACCTACAGAAACGGGAATGAATGATTTTGGGGGAAGAGTTAAAAGAGATATGATTGTGTTGTTACAAACAAAATGATCAAGTTACTCCCCTCCGGCCCTCCCTCCCTCACTCGCACACGAGTCCAATAACGCCATGATATATCTTGAGATGACCCATGCTCCTTCCTGTCGCCTACCACTTATTTCTTCTCCACCATCATCCAATCATCCACGCTTCAGCTTTCGTTCTCTTATTAGCGAGGGAAAATGGGGAGCCAACAACACTGCACGTGAATTTCTTGCTTATAACACACAATACACTACACAATAAGGATTTGTATGAAGAATTTCTTTGTTTCTTCTTTATTGGCTCCTCCGAATGAATCTTTTTTAACCAGCCTTTTTCAAATCTAAGTGTAATGCTTTAGTAATGAGGCTAAGTCTTATGGTGACATGAATACTATTGTGTTTTAGAACAATTTGTACGAAGTGTCCTTTGCATCTAAGCTTTACCCTCCTAATACTATATTAGCGGCGTATGAAAGTATGGAACATCACTATCTAAGGCTTTTCCTTGCCTAATCACCAGCCGTGTACAAAACCGTAGTTCAAGTCCAACCACCATTATATCATATTCAGTCCAAGTTCAACCCACAAAGTCAGGTAGGCAAGACCAAACCAAACTGCAGAGAGGGGAAGTTTCAGTGCAACAGGCACTCACCTAATTATCACTTAAAACTTTAAATAACCAAATCTCTGAATTATTGACCTCAATTTCCTGCACCTAATCAAAGATTTAGACATTATAAATTTAAttaggaaaaaagaaaagaataaaagaCCATCTGCCGGCAACCGCCTCCTGACCtaatcaacacaagaaaacaaccaTACTTTTAATATATGTTGCGGGTCACATCCCCGGATATTACATGAGCTTTTCTTGAGCTCTAGAAGGTGTTCTTTATTTAGTAGAACTACCTGCTTGCCTCTGATAGAGTTTAATTAAATCAAGTTCATTATAACACTAGAATACTAGATTAAGACTTGCAAATACATAAATGAGAATCTTCTATAAAGTTATTTTGTCTACTTTTACTAGAAAAAACAAAGAGAcagaaaaaaaatcaacagattccaTAAGCAGAGGATCTGCCTAAACATTTCATAATAACTTCAAGTCTACATCCAAATTTGATCAAAGCTGTCCTGATTCAAATTCTATTGTAAGAAATATACTTACTTAGCATACAATTTGGCAGTGTTAGTTGTGTCGACATCACATACCTTATCTACCGGAGAACAATACTATTCAGATACAGAAAATATTCCATGCTAGGTGTTGAAAGGAATACTAAAATAGTTATGGTTATACTAAATTCATAAATATGTGATGTTGTTCTATTAGCAGTCATTCGACATATCAATTCCATATCTGATTCCTCCCTTCAGCAAAAGGAAAGGAGGATGCCAAAAGTACTGAAACCTAGACTACATATGACATCATTAAAAACCAATTTACTATATTCTCAATTTGTATGTATCAAATTCTAATTCAGAAAAGCAAGGTGATGTTATACTTCTAGATGTTGTTACAATAGCACTTATGAGTATTACGTGTCTCCAGAAGTGCTTTTTGTTCTCTTAACATTTGTGAACATAAACCATTCATATGATTAAGTTGAACGAGATGCTAAAATTGGCTTTATCAGAAGTAGAAAAAACTCCCAAAATTGCTCAGTTAGGTGAAACTAAAAGCATACTCTTAGAAAAAGTTAACTCCGTGTTTCCAATCTAAAATCGTActacaaccttaattaaaagagaaCTATCACAGAATATCATAGATACTCGTCTCCCTTAAATGAAAATGATGATATCAATTTCCTCTTATTGACTAACAAACAAAGTAAGAAAAACCAATCAAAGGGTAATTGGTTAGACTATTTGTTatttcataatcataattgcCCATCAAGCTGAAGGTCTAGATCAATAAATGTCAGCAGCAATAAATTcgaaaaagaaaaggagaatattCCACTTTTTTATAGGTTATACTGCAAGATGCGACAAATAATACAAACAGTTACTCGAAGCACTCTCATCAAGTTGTTAAGCTTTCTCCACCAGTGGCCTAGGCTTATATTCCTTAAGAGGAacataagaagaaaccaaagatcaCCCTGTAAAAATTCATGGAAGTTCCTAAACTATGTCCAATACTGATTACAACCAGTGACTGATTCCAAGATACATATTGAATATGCAAAATTCTACGGCATTCTCTTCTCCTAATCAACTGCACTACTATAGCCTATACGCACAAACTAAGAATAGATCATATAGTAGTTTGATGCCTTCTTTTCAACCACATAACTGAAGTAACAATTCTAAATGTTTTACTTTTATTCATAAGTAGCAATAGAGGTAATTCACATATTTGTAACCTATGCAATTAACACTTAAGCTCTAAGTTGTTGTTTTCCTGAAGTCCCCTTCTGTTGGTAGTATCGAGCTTTGCTAATCAGTGTATGTACTCAAAAAGTTCTAGCCCTTATTAAAAATGGCTAAACTTTCTGATAATAGATAATTGGTAGTATGATCTGAAATTCAGAATGAACATGATTATATTTCAGATAACCATTTTGAAAAATTCACTATGAACAGAACAGCAGAGAACCCATTCTCGTTTATTCCTAATGTACAAGATTACAACATGTCCCCATACCCCCAACCAAATCTAACCATTCTATATACATGAACTACCCAACATGGGAGACAAAACCAATGAACCGTAAACATACCTCGACAGACGattccgccaccaccaccaccaacaacaacagaaaATTGATTCCTTTAATCTTCTCTTGTTAAAATTCGCAACAAAATCAAGCTCTAGATAAACACCTCCTTAGAGTTTGAACCAAATTGGAAGCATTTCTGCTTATCTTATCATTATCATCTTCAGCCAACCCCAAACAAATTTCTAAAACCCCTTTTCTCCTCACTTCCAAACTAATCTCTTCACTGTGAGAACAAAGTGAATTCAAAACAGCCAAAGCACAAATTATACTCCTACTACTCCCTTCCTTCAATACTTGAATTAACACCATAACACATTCATCAATTTTTCCCATTTCTTCTCTTCCTTCCCTGCATTTTGCCAATAAACCCATAACTTCAATTGCTCTTTCCATACCAGAATTAACCATTTCAATCAGAATAGGAATTGCCCCACATTCAACAGCTCTCTTCTTATTATCAGGGAATGAACAAATTACATACAGTGCAGTAGcagcttcttttctttctctaccTTTTCCTTCTCTAAGAAGAGAAACTAAGGTCTCAATAGCAAACGGATAAGCACCAATTGTTCCTTTATTTACTTCCACCATAGCTAAACTGGTTAACATAGTCGCAGCATAAGCTTTACAATTTGGTTTCCCAAATCTTAAAGCTGATATAACTCTACCAATTGCTCCTTCTGCTACTAAACCAACTTTGTTATCATCATCTAAACTAAGATTCAATAACAACAGTAAAGCTGACTCTTGTAATCTCGAATCTTCAGAACCTACAAAATTCAATACCGTTGAAACAGCACCGGATTCTGTCAGTCTTTGGCGGAAAAAAGGGTTTGATTTACAGAGAATATTAAGTTGATCAAGTGAGTAAATTTTGGAGTGAAGAGAAGGAGTTGAAGAACGACAAGTGAGATTAGATATAAGGGTTTGCGGATCTGGTTCTTGAGGTGATGATTTTGATTGTGAAGATGAACAGGTAAATGAGAAATTAGAAATGAGACTTCTTAAAGCATGATTAGGTATAAGAGATGGATTTTGAGGTAGAAGTTGTTTAGTTATTGGACAAGTTCTGTTTCCAGAATCTAACCATCTCTGAATTGAAGATCGATCAAAAGTATGTCCAGATGAAAGGATTACTGGGTCTGTCATTATTTCTAATGAAATTGGACATTTGAAGTCTTCTGGAAACTGTGGAGTCGCCATTTTTCCAACTCCAACTCCTATTCTTATTTTTCTGTTcgataagagagagaaagaagattTTGTGTTTgtcggtttttttctttttttttttttactgaggGGAAGGGGAGTGATAATATGAGGTTGAGGAACTTGGCGTGTTAGATTAGGAAAATATTTTCTAAACTATATAAATGACCTTCAAGTTTGACTATTATTTCACCTTGTTTTGCTTAAAGTCAAATTCTGTTGGAGGACTAATTTGGacattttgattttatttgtcgGTGGCTCGCCGTAAATGAATATTCGGTAATGCGCGTGCACGCGTGACTGTCACTGATTGCTGCGCCTATTTTGAAATTACTCACGTGATATTTATTGTGTACTCATCCGTTAAGGGGTGTACATGCTGAAGTTGTCATCCATTACGGATATTGAGGGCCAACCCTTGAGCAAAGCAACCAATTCTAGTCCAAAACCGTCTCTAAGAGAACGGTTTAGTCCACCCCGATTCGACTAGTTACAGATTAGTCcagaattaatttaaaatacaGATCAGTCCAGAATTAATTTAAAAAGGTGTAAAGATTTTCTTCTCCTTCGCAAGCTTTTCGTAATGCATGCGTGAGGCGAATGAAAAATTGTCCGTAATTGATGCAATGAATGTGACGAGCCAAGTTTACCACTTCCagaaatataaaaacaaataacGGACgatcattttctttttccttaacGTTATCaccgagagaaaaagaaaaactatgaaggaaaaaatcagaaaattagaaaatataaatctgTGAAGAAACAACTCAGAAAATCTAAACCCTCACCTTAACCAAAAACCAAAttcagcagaaaaatattcttcATATAAAGTCGATGATGAGTGCAGAATGATTCTAAAAAACATGTTGCAAAGAGAAAAGCAGTAGAAGAACCGGAAAATTAGACGTCAATTGAAGCAGAAGAAAGTACAGAATCACCAGCACCTAAGACGAGATCaaaatcatcaaagagcacaacACATTCAACATCATTTATAGCAGCAGAAACTTCAAAATCATCACCatctaagaagaaatcaaaaaatttcaaaaaaaacaaagCCTTCAAAGACAACAACAGGTCAACATTTTTTTCAAGGAGCAAAATGTAACAATTCATGGACTCTTTTGTGTGTTTCTGAGTGGTTTTTATGAGATTTTttgttggtgtgtacatacttgtacaccaaCGTGATGTTATGTGCTTTTAGTGAGATTCATGgcatgttttgtgtgtttttaagtAACTTTTATGAGATATATTGTTGGTTGGCACATACTTGTACACAAgcatgttgttgcagtgattcatggcCTGAGTTATGTGTTTTTGAGTGGTTTTTATGAGATctgttgttggtgtgtacagaTTTGTACAAAAGCATGTTGTTGCAGTGATACATGgcctgttttgtgtttttttgagCGGTTTTTATGagatttgttgttggtgtgtacaaATTTGTACACAAGCATGATGTTGTAGTTATTCATGGCATGTTATCTATGTTTTGGAGTGGTTTTTATGAGATTTTTTGTTGGTGTGTAAATACTTGTACATAAGCATgatgttgcagtgattcatggcttgttgtgtgtgttttggagTAGCTTTTATGAGATTTGTTGTTGGCATGTATATATTTGTACACAAGCATGTTGTTACAGTGATTCATGGCCGGTTATATGTGTTTtggatttgttgttttttttccagatttattATCAATGTGTACAAATTTGTACACAAGCATTCTGTTCTAGTGATTCATAGCATGTTAAATGTGTTTTAAAGATGTTTCTTTAGGAGTGTACAGGTTTGTACACCAGCATGTTGTTATAGTTGGTCTTGTTATATTTTTGTAGGAGGGTACGAATTTGTATACAAGCAGATTTGTATGAGTATTATGTGTTGTACatctcttttcttatttttatttgtcTATTTTCGTAAATGAAAACAAACCTTATAGATCAGGTTCCCATGCAATCATTGAGTTTGTGAACAAGAACTTTGAGGAGGATGAAAAACTAAGTGAGGCGAAACCTGATAAAATATGGTTCACTGAGTTTCAATTAGAGAAACGGAAGGATATCCTTGTTTGGCCCGTTGTAGACATCTTTGTTCACAAGAAAGctggaaagaaagaggagaaaaagtcataaaagaaatAAGAGGACAAAAAGGCAGAAAAGAGAGATGTGTGGTACAAGAACCCATACTCAATCTATGAAATTGTGAGACAGTTACGCCATGATAATTCGGggaaaaatgtttttggtttcAATACTGTTAAGAAGAATAATATATTGGAAATAAAGAGTATGCCTGaagatttgtttttaatttttgaattagATATACTGGCATCAGAAGCTGGAGAACGAGAAGCTACCAAATATAAAGCTGAGAGGACATATGGCCCATTGATAACTAGAATAACTCTTAAGGATCCAACTAAGTTGGGAGAAACTAGATATGGAGAAGGAAATCTTGCGTATAATGAAGAAAAAACCAAAGTTACAAAGGGAGATTGAAAGAAATGCAGAGGACTTGGTAGTGTTGTTTGGGTTGTACCTATGCATCATGGGTTTTTTTTTTACCCAAGCGAATAGAAGCATGCTTACCAAGAGCAACTTTGCTCACTACTTTGAAACATTggataaaatgataaaaaaaacaaacaaacaactaGCCAGTTCATATACTCAAATATCTAACAGATAACAAAAGAAAATGTATCCATTAACCACTTTAAGTTAACGGTCGTATATACCTGTTGGTAAGTTTATATGTGTACATTTTCTTACACCTGTGTTAAATTGTACCATTTTAAATAATTCGGTTCATTGTCTTTATTGGGTCCTATCATATTTTTAACTCTTTACCTATTTTTTAATGCAGTATTGGTTTCTTGAACGCAACAAAAGCATGACACCGAGCAGTGAACAAGGTCTCACAATGCTTCTAAGGTGGATTATCAACGACATCGGTATAACAATCGAGAGAGACCTGAATGACGCAATGAAAAAGGGTAACTTGATAACTTTTTTATGATAGCGATTTCTTGCTACATGTGTACATTAATTTACACCTTGATAAGGTGCAAGAATGGTGATTTTTGAATTTTGTcatgtgtacaacaatatacACTTGTAACACAGGTGTAAAAATATGTACACCTGTGATCAATATTAATATTTTGACATGTTTTCAGATGCAACCAAATAGGTAAAGGCTAGCAGTGATGAAGAGCAACAACTTTTGGATGAGTACCAAAAGAATAGGCAAGAAAATAACACAGATGCATTGAAGGAAAAGTTGCGCATATCACTAATGCAAAGATatgaagttgttgatggtggattttcgacaaagtctaaaatcgtaaaatcatgatcttgcatatttCTGACGCGGCTTTAGACACGTATGTGAAACTCGTATTTTAGGATTCTCGAAATCTCATTTCACAATCTCTAACTGAGTATACAACCTCTCAGAGCATGCATGAATATGTGATCCTTAAagcctctcaactgagctttcaatacttcgcatatttcatcaacacttctgtatagaatcgatAGTGATTGGATGGATCCTAGACacattgcatgctagtatagagcattaaCGCGGGATGTTTaagtgttccctgactatacacaattaatattcagaacgagtatgatgtatctattcagaacgagtatgatgtatCTACCATCTCATATCTAGATTCTTGAATAAACAtaacgctcctagacatattgcatgctagtatagagtcattcattgattaattctaacgcaacattcatcaattgCATTCTTAGAAATAATATATTTCATCTCATTACTCCATTTCATGGATTTCAAACTTAATTCCATGGATTACTAATAGATGTTCACTTTTCGAGCATTTTGGCCAGCaacgagtaagccccgagaaaatggtgtgagtgtacttaacaataatgcatgaacgagcacccaaatatgcataagtgagcacccaaatgcataaacgagcattcaaaaatatggacgaacgaggaaacttatgcaaaataggaaaggaaaataatactaaaaataaaagagaggcgCACATGAGACCGGGCCCACCGGATGGCCACGCCTCTCCCTTTTATTTTTcgtcttattttattattttcctggtGAAAAAGTGAAGGTCTAACAAattcatccaatatttcgcttagcaatctgtatggactaactccaatatactttcaagagaatcaactagacagtcataatcaatcttaataaaaagtatatcaaagagttatatctcaatctctcaattcagtctgcaatcaaacaaatacaatttgcgagcttgattgaatataagagaaataacttgaatggtaccaaagatcaatgttcaaggataaatcaatttcaatcaacaaccaaaggttggatttaccaattgatcgattcaatgcacaacctgtgatatttcagttatataacaaaatataatgtggaaaagaaataacacagacaccagaagttttgttaacgaggaaatcgcaaatgcagaaaaaccccgggacctagtccagatttgaacaccacactgtattaagccgctacagacactagcctactataaagctaacttcggtctagaatgtagttgaaccctaatcaatctcacactgattcaaggtacatccgcgttccttacgtctctgatcccaacatgatactacgccttgattcccttagctgatctcacccacaactaagagttgctactacccgaagtcgaagacttggtaaacaaatttgtctcacacagaaaagtctattgaatagataaatccatctcccaagatatacctacgagtttttttcttccgtcttttgataaatcaagatgaacaggaacaaattgataacccagacttatatccccgaagaattgcctagtattatgaatcacctcacaataatcttaatcgattaacgaaacaagatattgtggaatcacaaacgatgagacgaaagtgtttgtgactacttttctatctttcctatcggagaaactaatctcaagccaatcttac encodes:
- the LOC113348649 gene encoding U-box domain-containing protein 8-like — its product is MATPQFPEDFKCPISLEIMTDPVILSSGHTFDRSSIQRWLDSGNRTCPITKQLLPQNPSLIPNHALRSLISNFSFTCSSSQSKSSPQEPDPQTLISNLTCRSSTPSLHSKIYSLDQLNILCKSNPFFRQRLTESGAVSTVLNFVGSEDSRLQESALLLLLNLSLDDDNKVGLVAEGAIGRVISALRFGKPNCKAYAATMLTSLAMVEVNKGTIGAYPFAIETLVSLLREGKGRERKEAATALYVICSFPDNKKRAVECGAIPILIEMVNSGMERAIEVMGLLAKCREGREEMGKIDECVMVLIQVLKEGSSRSIICALAVLNSLCSHSEEISLEVRRKGVLEICLGLAEDDNDKISRNASNLVQTLRRCLSRA